The genomic region tttttagtactgacctgaataagatgtttcacataaaagatgtttacatatagtccacaagagaaaataatagctgaattcataaaaattacactatttaaaagtttacatgatTCATGATTCTGTGTttttgaatgatccacagctgtgtttttttgtatagtgatagttgttcatgagccccctATTCgtcctggacagttaaactgcctgctgttcttcagaaaaatccttcaggtcccacaaattctttagttttccggcatttttgtgtatttaaaccagttccaccaatgactgtatgattttgagatccatcttttcacacacagGACAACTgtgagactcatatgcaactattacagaaggttcaaaggcttactgatgccccagaagaaaaaaaacgtgcattgaatttgaagatcaggataaatgtaacttattttgtcttctgggaaacatgtaactagcttctgtagcctctgaagggcagtactgagtgaaaaaatatacacatttccaatctgttcaaaagttttcaccccagacTTTTAATGCATCGCTTtttcttttggagcatcagtgagcgtttgaaccttctgtaatagttgcatatgagtccctcagttgtcctcagtgtgaaaagatggatctcaaaatcatacagttgttggaaaaatgtacacaaaaatgctggaaaaccaaagaatttggacaaacaagggactcatgaacaactatcactaaagaaaaggtgtggattattcaggtaagaacacagtattatgaatcaaggggatgtaaacttttgaaccagatcatttttataaattctactattattttctcttgtgggctatatgtaaacatcttttatgtgaaatatcttattcaggtcagtactaaacaaacaacaacatgcattttgtatgatccctcttattttggtcaaataattaacatttagcagattctgacaacttttgacatcaactgtacatacataaaataatgaataaaataatataataaatacatttatactgGAACACTAATGTATTTGAGTTAAAGTACACATACTCAATGACATGTTACTCCAATAAAAGTActgaatttaaaattttacttCACTAAATGTACTTATATGTTCTTTGGCTTATCTGGTAGAGTCATGGGTTTAACACAGAACATGTATAAACCTGTCTGACTTGTCTGTCTACCACTGCTGGACAGGAAATAAATTGATCTCTTTTTTAGCCAAACTTCAGCATATAAAagccaaataaaacaaacagtacCTGGTCACACTCTGCAAAATTTTCTTCTCATCTTGGTCCAGACAAACTGCAAAGGTGGTGTTGCAAGTTCCACTAACCTGAACCTTATCCACCTTTACCTGTGTGGTGGTCAGTTGCTGTAACACAAATAACAGTTTTATAAGAAAACGTTATCTGAATGAAACACTAAAATACAGTTTGAATCACCCAAATAATTTACATTCATAAACACTTAAGCTTAATCTGTGCaattatattaacattattaatgtctttcgAATGCATTTGCTAAACAAATTTGTAACCAACAGTTTATTTTCTTGTCAAACAATAACAAAACAAGATGAAGTACAGTTAGTGTGTGGTGTAACTGAACCGAAGAGTAACCACTGACACtgtaaaaatgaaagtaagactgaCACCAAAAAACACCAAGGTGTAAAAACATGAGCCATATCGTGTAAACTGCTACAGAAACAGGTAAACACAAACCAAAATGTTTGCTCTGGGtaaaaaatgttgttgtttttgacTGCTACACACTGCTGCAGAAACCACATGAGAGTAACTGTAGGTGTTTGCGCTAAGTTTGTTTCGGGCTGTTTAAACCACATCTCAGTTTTCTCCCATACTTCCTTCCTGCTCACCTGATTGTAGCCTTTCTTTGATTTAGAGTTTTGTCTCTTTAGTACTTCTGTCATTGTCAAATGAAGGCATTCCATTTTAGAatctaaagaaaaagaaaagatttaTTATAATTGTGTTAATACCTCTGTGATTCTTTTTTGGCCTACAAATTGAAATGGCTTTCTTGTGTTGAGAAGGTTATTATATATTCTTTTGAGCATGAGCAAATTGTGTTAATCCCGTGTTAGCCCAATGTTGATTATGTTAATTTATTACACTTTAATGTAAACAATTGACAGTCTGCCTATAatgaaatcagttattttctacctAGTTCCTCAAGATTCCTGCAGGCTTTTAGCAGGTTTATAGAGGTGCAGGACTTCTCTGCCCTTGTCTTCTGACTTCTGCCACTGATATGTATCTGTATGTAAAGACAAAAAAGAGGGAGGAATGAGAATTGCATGCTTGCACCATTAAAAAATTCATCCAAACACTGGAATGCTTCATCTTACTCGGTTGTAAGTAACTTCAAGCGATAAAGGAACAGCCTCACGGTCTCCATCAATGCCAAATCTCTTACTTGCAGCGCCTGAAAAATAAGAACAGAAAAGAAGTCATCTTAACTACAGCAAAACAATGCAGAACAGGATCTAAAATGTTCCTTctcacatttaaaaaatgatttataaaCACTTCAGATTAGCTTCCATTTGAAAGCTACTTCTGTTTGTCCAAAATAACTTCTGAGAAGTGAAAATCTGCTACTACCAAAAAAAAGTTCATTTTGCAAACAACGGCAAGTTGTACAAGGATAACATGTAAAGAGAAAATCACACTAAAGGCTCTTTCACATGACTTATGTCAGCAGTTGTCACACTGTCATGCGCTGCTTTGACCTTCAAATAAAACACGCTGCAGACAACATCATGGAAGGGTGATTTTACAGGGTTTACAGGGAAAACAGTATGTGTACAAAGTAAACAGTATTAAAGGTATAtcaatatatgggccattctacagaattggtgcaaactgctgtctcacaaccaaaaaacacatttaaacagtATTTAAGTATTAAGTTAAGTATATCTTATAcatttactaagatccttttattatctattgaaacccacaataatatttaaaatattagtaagtgtaaaatataaaaaatcatcatttattggttACTTTCTATTGGGAGGTGACTGTCCCTAACACTAACCCCtgaatttcaacttatgaaaatgatattccattgttgtttttaaaaacattttttgaatttgaagtaaagttaaaaatatatatttcttttgtaaattatgaagctttatgtaaaaaaaaaaatgtgtcccgcatttttcatgtcactaccgaaacagtgtatgttctagtccattggctgagacttaTTTTAACTACTcctctacatttatgatcaggaaatatttgtgtcacCCTCTACATGGCGAGTAGATAGTAGATAGTAGACATTtaccatcattttgaggtaaatgtgttcaaaagtatgacaaatctgtgtgtaacttttaAGAATGTCACTAGCAGACACCacttttctataattaaacacacctTTTTGGATGTTATTCTATGAAACTTTGTTTTTAtaatgtgtacaactgttcagaactgtgctagctaaccatgtgctgatttaACCATGTGCATCTTCAATTTACTACAGTTATGCAGATTTTTTGTAGTTTAGTATGTTTATTAGTGTTTTAGTacgtgggttaaaattctgtaatgtctgtcgctaccaaaacattactgtcacaaccaaaacatgtaatgttttatcaaaaataaagtatactgaattattaactaagatgttatgatagtgtttggttaaATGTATAATCAAACTAATGAATCATTAagtttaaaatcagtatgatcaacttttgtgccttttacaaataaaaaaaactggattcaaaacacaacaaatctcataaatcacacttgaaatattgtaaaaaaaaaaaaaaaaattgtaaaaataaataaaattgtaattgttattgatttacctctgaaaacatacagaaaaaaaatacagtcaagctcgaaaatattcatacccctggcaatttctgacttaaagttacttttattcaaccagctagtttttttttttagaaaggacacAGACATCTcctagaagataataagacgatgtacaagaagcattattatgggaaaaattattactcatcttttattaaCATTTGGacaaaaagtagcatgtccaaaattattcatacccttctcaataatcaatagaaatgcCTTTATTGGCAATTACagcaaacgcttcctataattgctgaccagctttttgcatgtctccactggtatttttgcccattctttagcgatgagctccaactctttcaggttggagggtctccttgccatcaccctgatctttcgCTCCCTCTACAGATTCTCAGTTGGCTTTAAGTCAGgattctggctgggccactgcaaaatgttaatgtttttgtctgctaaccatttcctcaccacttttgctgtgtgttttgggttattGTCgcactgaaatgtccactggtgcccaaggccaagtttcagactacctgatgttgttgttgagaattttgatgtattgctcctttttcatggtgccgtttactgtgattaggttccctggtccaccggctaaaaaacaaCCCAAaaattaggttcccaccaccatgtttgacagtggggatggtgttcttagggtgaaaggcttctccttttttgcaccaaatgaaggctacatcattgtggccaaacaattcaattttgtttcatctgaccataaagtcttcttctttgtccagatgagcatttgcaaaggccaagcaggcttagtgtgtgccttatctggagaagtggtgtcctccttggtctgtgtccatggaacccagcggtgtgcagtgtccgttagactgtctgccttgagatgttgccaccagcagagcccagattcatcaggatggccttggtggtgatccttagaTTCTTTTTTAGCTCTCTCTCTGTCCTTCTggacagcacaggtgtcacttttggcttctgaccatgtcctctgagatttttcacagtgcggaacatcttgtatttttattaatactttgtaCTGTAGCAACTGGAGCTTCAAAACagttagatatggtcttatagccctttcctgaaaTTGCCcacagtgagctcctttgtcttagccatgactgtccacaaaccaacagcagagagcttctgtttttcacctgttgagttgattaaaacagctgttcccaatgaatcagggtaatcagGATGCTTtagtgacagtttgcaaagggtatgaacaaTTTTGGACATaccattttttgttcaaatgtaaataaaacctgagaaatatttttttccacaatgatgtacatcgtcttgttatcttttgggagaagcctgcgtcatttccataaaaaaaaaaaaaaaaattgaataaaatttttttgaataaaagtaactaagtcagaatttgccaggggtatgaataatttcgggcttaacTGTATTTACAAGGAAactgtaagcaaaatcttaataggtcaatataaccctttttattaaattatatattactgtgtttcattagtgacaaatttggggagaggacaaatattcaaaaactttctgaaaatacaatatgagaattaactgcacaaaagatattacacaatttgcatacaaacaaAATTTGTGGGAAAAGATGTtcccaactctgactttgaaccaattctgtagaatagctCATATACTGTATGAATATTCTAATACATAcagtatacaatatatatatatatatgatgatgTTTGTCCACACTTACCCATGGCCTTGATGGCTCTTGTACCAGCTGTGTGTCCGAGCTCCAGAGAGTGAACAAACACTTCAGTCCGTCTCTCTCCTCCAGCTAGTGTCAACTACAGCCAAGAGTAAGATATACATTTTTGTGAAACCACTGGATTACATCATGGCAGTATAAGATGCAAGACAAGTTGCAAAACAGTGCAAAAAAGATGAATGAAATACTGTAGTGTCGTTAGTTAACACAAAGCAACATCAAAACTTTTATCTAGATTTAATAGAGCTCTAAAATAACTTATGTGCATGAATTTAGCCTGTCCTAAACAGTTTTTTGCAGTGAAACATTACATTTGAATAAAAGTACACTGCTTTAAAACAGAATCCATGGCATGTTGGAGAAAAGAAGAAATAGGAAATAACATATTTATAACTCAAACATAACTTTTATGGTACAGTTTTAAAGTCTATGACTGTAACTGCCACAGATTGAGTAAATGGCATGTTTTTTTATTCACCTCTGCTTGATAGAGCTGAATGAGGGCAGGGCGGGCCGCATGACGGCAGTAATAGAGCACCAGGTCAGCAAATATCGGTAGACGCTCTTCTCCAACACCGTCAGACAAGTCTGACTCAATCTTGGATGTTTGCTGTTACAGACAATACATTTGGCGTAAATATATTTTTCAGCAGTAATTTGATAAggaaatgttttttgttgttgttgttgttttatgctGGCCATGGTGATGATCAAAAACAATTCAAAACACActttcgcacacacacacacacacacacacacacacacacacacacacacacaagttccTCATATGAGCGGTTTTATGGGATGTGGTTTTTCGTGTACGTGTATGCCGTGTCAAAAGCTTGCCATTTAACAAAAGACTTACTGTTCTTCTTACTAATTATTTAGATATGCATGTACTGTCTGTTCATGTGAATGAGTCTGTGTGGATATGAAAGTATCACCTGGCACAACACATTAACAGGAAGGTCCAGCAGGCTCAGAGTGTTACGCTCATACCAAGGATCCAGCATTCCCAGAAGATTGGCTATGTCATTAGTGCTGTCCTCTGTCCCATTCACACAAAGATCCTGTTGTATGAAAATCTTACATGAGAATGTATGGAGTAACAATcaatgaaaaaataattttttatcatCATCTTTCCATCAGTGAATTGGTGATTCCAGTTTGCACAGGGTACAGGAACCACATGTGAAACTGTAATGATTGACGTAGTGATAACTACAGAAATGGTTTGCGGCTACAAACAAGATACATGAATGCCAATTGAAGCAGTTTGTTGTTAGCTACTTTTGACCAAAGTAAATAGTATTTGCATCAACTGCAGGGCTAGTGAGAGCCACTAGACACATCTGCACGAAATTTAATAGTGTCAAGACACATACTTTTCTTACTGTTAATTGCTTTGAGAAGAGGAACACACATCTCTGATGCAAGTTTCATTGATGAACAAAACCTAAAGCCAACTGGCAGTCGACACATAGAAGTCTCATTTTTGTTCagagattttttaatgtttttcaaagcaGTCTCTTAtttttaccaagcctgcatttatttgatccaaagtacaacaaaaacagcaaaacatttaatatttttattatttaaaataactgttttctattttaaaatatttaaaaatgtaatttattcctgtgattttaggGCTGATTTTTAAGCATAATTAccacagtcacatgatccttcaaaaatcattctaatagtctgatttgctgttcaaaaaacatttattattatgattattattattattattatgttgaaaacagctgagtagaatttttttaggtttctttgataaataggaagttcataaaaacagcatttatctgaaatataaatctctCATAACATTATacatctttatcatcacctttgatcaatttaaagaatccttgctaaataagtaTGTATAGtatgtaatgttacaaaatctttttatttcggataaatgctgatctttggatttttctattcatcaaggaatcctgaaaaaatttactcaactgttttaaatattgataataataataataataaatgtttcttgaacagcaaatcagcatattagaatgatttttgaaggatcatgtgacactaaagactggagtaatgatgctgaaaatgtagctttgatcacaggaataaattacattttaaaatatattaaaatataaaaatatattatataatttatattattttaaaatagaaaacagttatttttaaatagtaaaaatatttaaaaattgtaatgtttttgctgtactttggatcaaataaatgcaggcttggtgagcagaagagactttaaaaaaaacattaaaaatcttactgttcaaaaacttttgacttgtagtgtatgcAAAAAACTAAGCATACTTTAGACTCAAGTGTTGAGAATTCACTCACAGTGCTAGAGACAGCTGGTTTCAGTGGACTCACTGACAGCTGCATAGAAGAACCAGAGTTCCTCATGCAGACATTGGCTGGACTTGTATCTCTCCTCACAGGCACAAAGAAAAACTTCATCCTGAAAGCTTTGGTCAGGTGCGGACAGTCTCTTTCGCTTTTTCTTAGGTTGCCATAGGCACGGGCCACTCTCCCTGCCACATGATCTGCTCCAAACACAACCACTCTGAGCACCGTGGCCCCTGCTGGCCCTTCCACATCATCAGTACTCAGAATGGGTCTTCTCCTATAGCAAACATATTGCAGCTGTGAGAGGGGAGGCACTGGGAATCCTAACTCAGAGTTCCGCAATCGCACTTGCTGTGGAAGAGAATTGGATCTTTTTGAGCGAACAGCCATCACTAATTCTTTAGCCTCAGGGCTGCCCAGGCTTTTAGCTCGACATAAAGAGTTGCTACGAGATTTGAAGAGTCGTGAGAGGCGCTTGGAAAGTCGTCCGCTGGATTTGGACTTGGGCACAGATGCTGTGCTTAGACTGTCCTCCTCTGCATCCTCACAGAAGTCACTGTCAGTGCCTGAAGCTTGAGATGAGGATGAGAGCGTGGAGAGGGGAGAGTATTCGGAGGAAGCGACTGACAGAGTGGAGAACATAGAGTCTTTGGAGGCCGTGGAAAGGGAGGAGACAGTAGAGAAGGTTGAGGCCCGATAGTCAGTGCAGCCGTTTGATACAAACCCATCCTCCAAGTCCTCATATTCATCGTCTTCCACATCAACGTTGTCAACGTCATCCTCCTCCATGCCCTCAGATGTTTGTGATAAGGTCAATTCAGACTCCATCTCTAGAAGGTCATTTAGAACATCTAGAAAAAACAAAATGGGAAATCATGACTCTGAGGGTTATTAT from Garra rufa chromosome 12, GarRuf1.0, whole genome shotgun sequence harbors:
- the pik3r5 gene encoding phosphoinositide 3-kinase regulatory subunit 5, which translates into the protein MQHTSCTEDRIQHALERCLDGLRPSESLSQSWSAGWCMNRWSLEELVKRDPENFLILLQQILRKAREVQQECHYELVAPLALMFESTLLQMPLCPSDGEILTEACEVFHAFIAWPEPYCSVCRNLLSILHQELRAPGISYHRLVREEQGLATSSQRSKIITVFLMNPAEVPAEFLSVAEQLSGAEVTQRESSITLIKHSYQAVLGTKYPLQTISGALQCLSDDELAQVLSSLSDLLECAAAMTDIAKGREHVEGGLEALREKLGIPASNGKTSDGVLQTLSLPAAKCYTFHWDKDNFDVLNDLLEMESELTLSQTSEGMEEDDVDNVDVEDDEYEDLEDGFVSNGCTDYRASTFSTVSSLSTASKDSMFSTLSVASSEYSPLSTLSSSSQASGTDSDFCEDAEEDSLSTASVPKSKSSGRLSKRLSRLFKSRSNSLCRAKSLGSPEAKELVMAVRSKRSNSLPQQVRLRNSELGFPVPPLSQLQYVCYRRRPILSTDDVEGPAGATVLRVVVFGADHVAGRVARAYGNLRKSERDCPHLTKAFRMKFFFVPVRRDTSPANVCMRNSGSSMQLSVSPLKPAVSSTDLCVNGTEDSTNDIANLLGMLDPWYERNTLSLLDLPVNVLCQQTSKIESDLSDGVGEERLPIFADLVLYYCRHAARPALIQLYQAELTLAGGERRTEVFVHSLELGHTAGTRAIKAMGAASKRFGIDGDREAVPLSLEVTYNRIHISGRSQKTRAEKSCTSINLLKACRNLEELDSKMECLHLTMTEVLKRQNSKSKKGYNQQLTTTQVKVDKVQVSGTCNTTFAVCLDQDEKKILQSVTRCEVSVCYKSDSSTDWTKGRVFSSQNQPLQPTFCSLLCLPVSTFSGPQP